A part of Actinomycetota bacterium genomic DNA contains:
- a CDS encoding phenylacetate--CoA ligase family protein — MRKEDITPEKVRRFVGSWSIYSRDRGNPLWMKPDELRGLQERNLRRQLELAASFSPYYREAFRREKVDHEKVRGLADLERIPVTPREAYAERPLSFLLAVDPPDVLDVTYEITYTSGTTTGAPSPFFNTAYDMFRISLALRRMAEISWMTPQDTVLNLFPYGNLPHIGFYRTMHFASSVGMKLVNALLGRDVPGFPLHRSLDEALELAVMHRVSVLSGMGRQERRFILRGEQIGADLSGLRVILSLGDTVTEGMREEMRAHLPGEASQAFINNGYGFTECQGTFVECCEFGGCHNPAPDLYHIEILDPETLRPLPDGELGLLAITHLDRRGTVLLRYLVGDLAAQESGTCPHCGRSGCRLVVRLGSTYAVRAERVIRVEGKLVNPEAVKSQLAGIEGVVEYQLVVEKEDPGDPRSPDVLTIRLSVAGRLRRDLEEEVVRKVREAVGITPRVQYVQSPEIYDPSRMLKATRFVDNR, encoded by the coding sequence ATGAGGAAGGAAGACATCACCCCAGAGAAGGTAAGGCGCTTTGTCGGCTCGTGGAGCATATACTCCCGGGACCGCGGGAACCCGCTATGGATGAAACCGGACGAGCTGCGCGGGCTGCAGGAACGCAACCTGCGGCGCCAGCTGGAGCTGGCGGCCTCCTTCAGCCCCTACTACCGCGAGGCATTCCGCCGCGAGAAGGTGGACCACGAGAAGGTGCGCGGCCTTGCCGACCTGGAGAGGATACCGGTCACCCCCAGGGAAGCCTACGCCGAGAGGCCGCTCTCCTTTCTTCTGGCTGTCGACCCGCCCGACGTGCTGGACGTTACCTACGAGATCACCTACACCTCTGGGACCACCACCGGCGCGCCGTCCCCCTTCTTCAACACCGCCTACGACATGTTCCGCATCAGCCTGGCGCTGCGTCGCATGGCCGAGATATCCTGGATGACGCCCCAGGACACGGTGCTCAACCTCTTCCCTTACGGCAACCTCCCGCACATCGGCTTCTACCGCACTATGCACTTCGCGTCCTCGGTGGGCATGAAACTGGTGAACGCGCTTCTGGGCAGGGACGTCCCCGGTTTTCCCCTTCACCGCTCCCTGGACGAGGCGCTGGAGCTGGCGGTGATGCACCGCGTCAGCGTCCTCTCGGGCATGGGCCGCCAGGAGCGCCGCTTCATCCTGCGCGGCGAGCAGATCGGCGCGGACCTCTCCGGCCTGCGCGTCATCCTCTCCCTGGGGGACACGGTCACGGAGGGCATGCGCGAGGAGATGCGGGCCCACCTGCCCGGCGAGGCTTCGCAGGCCTTCATAAACAACGGCTACGGTTTCACGGAATGCCAGGGGACATTCGTGGAATGTTGCGAGTTCGGCGGCTGCCACAATCCCGCCCCCGATCTTTACCATATAGAGATCCTCGACCCCGAGACCCTGCGGCCCCTCCCCGACGGTGAACTGGGACTGCTGGCCATCACCCACCTCGACCGTCGGGGCACGGTGCTGCTGCGCTACCTGGTGGGCGACCTGGCGGCGCAGGAGAGCGGTACGTGCCCCCACTGCGGCCGTTCCGGGTGCCGCCTGGTGGTGCGCCTCGGCTCCACCTACGCGGTACGGGCTGAGAGGGTGATACGCGTGGAGGGAAAGCTGGTGAACCCGGAGGCGGTGAAGAGCCAGCTGGCGGGGATCGAGGGCGTGGTGGAATACCAGCTGGTGGTGGAGAAGGAAGACCCCGGCGATCCCCGGAGCCCCGACGTCCTCACCATCCGCCTCTCGGTGGCGGGAAGGCTGCGCCGGGACCTCGAGGAGGAGGTGGTGAGGAAGGTGAGGGAAGCGGTGGGGATCACGCCGCGCGTGCAGTACGTGCAGTCGCCGGAGATTTACGACCCGTCGCGGATGCTCAAGGCCACCCGCTTCGTGGACAACCGTTGA
- a CDS encoding DUF4965 domain-containing protein, producing MLPLFLLLSAGRAAAGDDRLVVELSGLSWSVSHAGRYIAGTDNVTRQPYKYKQERYGPDFHYSVSGLRESWYDIEFSFFESTYNPGERIFSVYANGIILPGLANLDLCALVGRDRAHQVTVTGVAPVNGEIDLHFVALSREATVSNIRFLRWGDTVLEINVMENRRFSAFPLRFVNGPGQDLHEVVLGRLGSRFMVNPVPQLLAWRQSPYGTWSDDLSELVLAFRDAEGDIRCLPFTDRYPVFSSIDQEDLLTGVSYTCRDPSLPFEARVTLRAPFYPGDVKLSSAPFVYLEVAVENEGGSPVTGDFLLVRAHKDLDVGGESPQPLAGRPGYRHDTRYTYGWESYVRPDPYNSGYVVCGEAVAAEDDSGFAWHYDDITSTGWIWDSPPGYPPPYAHGVYTFRPKGYSGLTWSFSLPAGGSEERRLVFAGHTSAEVLNVRGDTSYRFLYNDPAGPDLGSVEEVVEYALAERAAILEKTSFVDDLLSGAHLSPFPQAGKDLMAYALQSFLSNTWWCYNSSGEDWFSVWEGTSCMFHSTIDLEYNAAWFYLTFWPDLLGKLLREWPLFEKSNAQGKYLSHDMGVATQVTGMAYPHDMPVEENTNYVLLLHGYWKHTGDTALMRELFPRVRDYVAFVMACDTDSDGLPDINTSNTIDQGSDAVQHASNQTYLGVKALAAYRAAAEMAAAQASPDQGFIDACDGRVVTINLTMEKELWTGDHFVVCSDPDIPKEEREAYSIYASNGLLYLLASGLDAGITSTNLERLRQDILSSAAATERRYGHVHTSVNNENQWVSQDLWRDALGYYLGSDGWPAGQEGRLTRYRDLQYYFATKKNGGFWDVCDYGDFYFLGTSEAVGLGFADAASATSYLAEARLEAGGVRGAYSLDSAYHQSLGYYPRGTTVFCLLEALARLRVDLPGDRLLYDPAHLPGRVPVLACADWGAADPAARIPVLVFDAGGALVETVNRQLLPSTLARSRVSTISGLETRPFSCSPREGSTRPAAQVSYSAPPGSVSEALVLQGTRVVRHVAPGSSGFSWDGRDDHGQPLPDGVYTVYLKTDGADPSLFVPPALVEVGVNVNVPSPSTRWYLAEGYTGSNPTGGDFETWITIQNPNDQAVNARVVFMQPGGTNTERRYLLSPRSRFTLSVDAVLPQAEVSTMIETDRPVVAERAMYFSGRRAGHCSVGADALSTRWYLAEGYTGGDFDEWVLIQNPNDAVAEVFVRFQTQGQGETVRSFPLPPRSRFTIHVDALLPDAQVSTFVSSYLPVVVERAQYLNHMRSGSCSLGARSASTTWYLAEGYTGGGFEEWICIQNPQDAAAKAVLTFMQPDGTNSKLSFYIAPRSRYTVAAHSVLPGRELATSVLSDLPVVVERAMYWKGRSDGHATLASPCPEYTWYFAEGYTAEGFEEWVVLQNPWERESRVQVTFMFPDGGSSTLYAFVKPRSRFTLNVGSAVGAREVSVKVSSRYPVVAERAMYFLGRSGGHCSIGAIE from the coding sequence GTGCTCCCGCTTTTTCTCCTGCTCTCCGCGGGAAGGGCGGCCGCCGGCGATGATCGCCTGGTGGTGGAACTCTCCGGCCTCTCCTGGTCCGTCTCCCATGCCGGCCGCTACATCGCGGGAACGGACAACGTCACGCGCCAGCCATACAAGTACAAGCAGGAGCGGTACGGCCCCGATTTCCATTACAGCGTGAGCGGGTTGCGGGAAAGCTGGTACGACATCGAGTTCAGCTTCTTCGAGTCCACCTACAACCCCGGGGAGCGCATCTTCAGCGTCTACGCCAACGGCATCATCCTCCCCGGCCTCGCCAACCTGGACCTCTGCGCCCTGGTGGGCAGGGACAGGGCCCACCAGGTGACGGTGACGGGCGTCGCTCCCGTCAACGGCGAGATAGACCTTCACTTCGTGGCGCTCTCGCGGGAGGCGACCGTGAGCAACATCCGCTTCCTCCGGTGGGGCGACACCGTCCTGGAGATAAACGTGATGGAGAACCGCCGCTTCTCCGCCTTCCCCCTGCGTTTCGTGAACGGTCCGGGACAGGACCTGCACGAGGTGGTGCTGGGACGCCTGGGCTCGCGCTTCATGGTCAACCCCGTGCCTCAGCTCCTGGCCTGGCGCCAGTCGCCCTACGGGACCTGGAGCGACGACCTGAGCGAGTTGGTCCTGGCCTTCCGCGACGCGGAGGGAGACATACGCTGCCTTCCCTTCACCGACCGCTACCCGGTTTTCTCCTCCATAGACCAGGAGGACCTCCTCACCGGCGTCTCCTATACCTGCCGGGACCCGTCTCTTCCCTTCGAGGCAAGGGTCACCCTGCGCGCGCCCTTCTACCCCGGCGACGTCAAGCTCTCGAGCGCGCCCTTCGTCTACCTGGAGGTCGCGGTGGAGAACGAGGGGGGTTCCCCTGTCACGGGGGATTTCCTCCTGGTGCGGGCGCACAAGGACCTCGACGTGGGAGGGGAAAGCCCGCAGCCCCTGGCGGGAAGGCCCGGTTACCGGCACGATACCAGGTATACCTACGGTTGGGAGAGCTACGTCCGGCCCGACCCCTACAACTCGGGCTATGTGGTCTGTGGCGAGGCCGTGGCGGCGGAGGATGACTCCGGGTTCGCCTGGCACTATGACGACATCACCTCCACGGGATGGATATGGGACTCACCGCCGGGTTATCCTCCTCCTTATGCGCACGGCGTCTATACTTTCCGGCCAAAGGGTTACTCCGGCCTCACCTGGTCGTTCTCGCTCCCGGCGGGAGGGAGCGAGGAGAGGAGGCTGGTCTTCGCGGGCCACACCTCCGCCGAGGTGCTCAACGTGCGCGGGGACACCAGCTATCGCTTCCTCTACAACGACCCCGCCGGGCCCGACCTGGGGTCCGTGGAAGAGGTGGTGGAGTACGCCCTCGCGGAGCGCGCGGCCATCCTGGAAAAAACTTCCTTCGTGGACGACCTTCTCTCTGGCGCCCACCTCTCCCCGTTCCCGCAGGCGGGAAAGGACCTCATGGCCTATGCGCTGCAGAGCTTCCTCAGCAACACCTGGTGGTGCTACAACTCCTCGGGCGAGGACTGGTTCAGCGTCTGGGAGGGGACCTCCTGCATGTTCCACTCCACCATCGACCTGGAGTACAACGCCGCGTGGTTCTACCTCACCTTCTGGCCGGACCTCCTGGGCAAGCTGCTGCGGGAGTGGCCCCTCTTCGAAAAGAGCAACGCGCAGGGAAAGTACCTCTCCCACGACATGGGCGTGGCCACCCAGGTCACGGGCATGGCCTACCCCCACGACATGCCCGTGGAAGAAAATACCAATTACGTGCTGCTCCTCCACGGCTACTGGAAACACACCGGGGACACCGCCCTCATGCGCGAGCTCTTCCCCCGCGTAAGGGACTACGTCGCCTTCGTGATGGCCTGCGACACCGACTCCGACGGCCTCCCCGACATCAACACCTCCAATACCATCGACCAGGGCTCCGACGCCGTGCAGCACGCGAGCAACCAGACCTACCTGGGGGTGAAGGCGCTCGCCGCCTACCGGGCGGCGGCGGAGATGGCAGCGGCCCAGGCCTCCCCCGACCAGGGCTTCATCGACGCCTGCGACGGCCGCGTGGTGACCATCAACCTCACCATGGAGAAGGAGCTCTGGACCGGGGACCATTTCGTCGTCTGCAGCGACCCCGACATCCCCAAGGAGGAGAGGGAGGCTTATTCCATCTACGCCTCCAACGGCCTGCTCTACCTGCTGGCCTCGGGACTGGACGCCGGCATCACCTCCACGAACCTGGAGCGGTTGCGGCAGGATATCCTCTCCTCCGCCGCCGCCACGGAGAGAAGGTACGGCCACGTCCATACCAGCGTGAACAACGAGAACCAGTGGGTCTCCCAGGACCTGTGGCGCGACGCCCTGGGCTACTACCTGGGTTCGGACGGGTGGCCCGCAGGCCAGGAGGGCAGGCTCACGCGCTACCGCGACCTGCAGTATTACTTCGCCACCAAGAAGAACGGCGGTTTCTGGGACGTCTGCGACTACGGCGACTTCTACTTCCTGGGCACCAGCGAGGCGGTGGGGCTGGGTTTCGCAGACGCGGCGTCGGCCACCTCCTACCTGGCGGAGGCGCGCCTGGAGGCGGGCGGGGTGCGCGGCGCCTATTCCCTTGACTCCGCCTACCACCAGTCACTGGGTTACTACCCGCGGGGCACCACGGTCTTCTGCCTCCTGGAGGCCTTGGCGCGCCTGCGCGTGGACCTTCCCGGCGACCGGCTCCTCTACGACCCGGCTCACCTTCCCGGCCGCGTCCCCGTCCTCGCCTGCGCCGACTGGGGCGCCGCGGACCCCGCGGCGCGCATCCCCGTGCTGGTCTTCGATGCCGGCGGCGCGCTGGTCGAGACGGTCAACCGGCAACTCCTCCCCTCCACCCTCGCGAGGTCCAGGGTATCCACCATAAGCGGCCTGGAGACCAGGCCCTTCTCCTGCTCCCCCAGGGAGGGCAGCACCCGCCCCGCGGCGCAGGTCTCCTACAGCGCCCCTCCCGGCTCCGTCAGCGAGGCGCTGGTCCTGCAGGGAACGCGGGTGGTGAGGCATGTCGCCCCGGGCTCCTCGGGGTTCTCCTGGGACGGCAGGGACGATCACGGGCAACCCCTGCCCGACGGGGTATATACCGTCTACCTGAAGACGGACGGCGCCGACCCCTCCCTGTTCGTGCCCCCCGCCCTGGTCGAGGTGGGTGTGAACGTCAACGTCCCCTCCCCCTCCACCCGCTGGTACCTGGCGGAAGGGTACACGGGCAGCAACCCCACAGGGGGAGACTTCGAGACCTGGATAACCATCCAGAACCCCAACGACCAGGCGGTGAACGCCAGGGTGGTCTTCATGCAGCCGGGCGGGACGAACACGGAGCGCCGTTACCTCCTCTCACCGCGCTCCCGCTTCACCCTCAGCGTGGACGCCGTCCTCCCCCAGGCCGAGGTGTCCACCATGATCGAGACCGACCGCCCGGTGGTGGCGGAGAGGGCCATGTATTTCAGCGGCCGCCGCGCCGGGCACTGCTCCGTGGGGGCCGACGCCCTCTCCACCCGCTGGTACCTGGCGGAGGGGTACACGGGGGGCGACTTCGACGAATGGGTGCTCATACAGAACCCCAACGACGCGGTCGCCGAAGTATTTGTGCGCTTCCAGACCCAGGGGCAGGGTGAAACCGTCAGGTCGTTCCCGCTCCCGCCGCGCTCCCGTTTCACCATCCACGTGGACGCGCTGCTGCCCGACGCCCAGGTGAGCACCTTCGTGAGCAGCTACCTGCCGGTGGTGGTGGAAAGGGCGCAGTACCTGAACCACATGCGCAGCGGGAGCTGCTCCCTTGGAGCCCGCTCCGCATCAACCACCTGGTACCTGGCGGAGGGGTACACGGGGGGAGGGTTCGAGGAATGGATATGCATCCAGAACCCCCAGGACGCCGCTGCAAAGGCCGTCCTCACCTTCATGCAACCGGACGGAACCAACAGCAAGCTCAGCTTTTATATCGCCCCCCGCAGCCGCTACACGGTGGCCGCCCATTCCGTCCTTCCCGGAAGGGAGCTGGCCACCTCCGTTCTCTCCGACCTTCCGGTGGTGGTCGAGCGCGCCATGTACTGGAAGGGACGCAGCGACGGTCACGCCACCCTGGCATCACCCTGCCCCGAGTACACCTGGTATTTCGCCGAGGGCTATACAGCGGAGGGGTTCGAGGAATGGGTCGTCCTCCAGAATCCCTGGGAGAGGGAGAGCCGCGTTCAGGTGACCTTCATGTTCCCCGACGGAGGGAGCAGCACCCTATACGCCTTTGTGAAGCCGCGTTCGCGCTTCACGCTGAACGTGGGCTCCGCAGTGGGTGCTCGGGAGGTGAGCGTGAAGGTCAGCTCGCGCTACCCCGTGGTGGCGGAGAGGGCCATGTACTTCCTGGGGAGGTCGGGAGGGCACTGCTCCATCGGGGCCATCGAATAA
- a CDS encoding S8 family serine peptidase: MRRGDLAGGADKGCGYGFVDKAGLLTVLLLSAVLLLAFPLSGIVSAAGDGGSESGDGAPRERVIVRLEEGSQDKARGELLSRGARFLERLPGGEFLLDVPSSLSPECLQGLPGVAWAEPDLLFRAAGTPNDPDYPRQWYMEKITMPEAWDIAGGGSGDVVVAVVDSGVAYRSDGYFSRAPDFQYTSFVPGYDFVANDAYPDDEYGHGTHVAAIIASSYNNAFRAAGMAYRCSIMPVRVLNADGVGTASAVASGIRYAADHGARVICLSLASPRHSETVGEAVRYAYGKGVTCVAAAGNEGSDPGYPGGMDCPADEGAYVLAVGATDYRDLRAHYSNYGEGLDLVAPGGDLTRDDNGDGHGDGIPQESYRTAGNPQSGFSLVWGEGTSMAAPQAAAAAALLLSLDPRLSPPEITRLLTATCRDLGPAGWDPYHGHGILQVAAALRAMQSNRWYFAEGTTREGFSEWLCVLNPSGEDIYVRFTFLLPGGGEEVRGYSVPPASRFTLNVNEALGPGKDVSAVVQSAGFIVAERAMYFNYRGAWQGGESAVGAVSPSINWYFAEGTTRDGFEEWLTLANPGGEAAVAGVDFFPGPGQGPVISRTVYVPPRARETLFVNEAVGAGKDVSLRVTSLNGVPVVAERPMYFSYKGTVQGGHNAVGAVSPSINWYFAEGTTRDGFEEWLTLANPGGEAAVAGVDFFPGPGQGPVISRTVYVPPRARETLFVNEAVGAGKDVSLRVTSLNGVPVVAERPMYFSYGSSAWRGGSCVFGHDPNR; the protein is encoded by the coding sequence ATGCGCAGGGGAGATCTCGCCGGCGGAGCGGATAAGGGCTGCGGCTACGGTTTCGTAGACAAAGCCGGGCTCCTCACGGTGTTGCTGCTCTCGGCCGTCCTGCTGCTCGCCTTCCCGCTTTCCGGCATCGTCTCCGCCGCGGGGGACGGTGGAAGCGAAAGCGGTGATGGAGCCCCCCGCGAACGGGTCATCGTGCGCCTGGAGGAAGGGAGTCAGGACAAGGCCCGCGGTGAGCTGCTTTCCCGCGGGGCGCGCTTCCTGGAGCGCCTCCCCGGGGGGGAATTCCTACTGGACGTCCCCTCCTCCCTGTCCCCGGAATGCCTCCAGGGATTGCCGGGGGTGGCCTGGGCCGAGCCGGACCTCCTCTTCCGGGCGGCGGGCACGCCCAATGACCCCGACTACCCCAGGCAGTGGTACATGGAAAAGATCACCATGCCGGAAGCATGGGACATCGCCGGCGGCGGGAGCGGCGACGTGGTGGTGGCGGTGGTGGACTCCGGGGTGGCCTACCGCAGCGACGGCTACTTCTCGCGCGCCCCCGACTTCCAGTACACCTCCTTCGTCCCGGGTTACGACTTCGTGGCCAACGACGCTTACCCCGACGACGAGTACGGGCACGGCACCCACGTGGCCGCCATCATCGCCTCCTCCTACAACAACGCCTTCCGGGCCGCCGGCATGGCCTACCGCTGTTCCATCATGCCCGTGCGTGTCCTGAACGCGGACGGCGTGGGCACCGCCTCCGCCGTGGCCTCCGGTATACGCTACGCCGCCGACCACGGGGCACGGGTGATCTGCCTCAGCCTGGCCTCCCCACGACACAGCGAAACGGTGGGGGAGGCGGTGCGCTACGCCTACGGCAAGGGCGTGACCTGCGTGGCCGCCGCCGGGAACGAGGGCTCCGACCCGGGCTATCCCGGCGGCATGGACTGCCCCGCCGACGAGGGCGCCTACGTGCTGGCGGTGGGCGCCACGGACTACCGCGACCTGCGCGCCCACTACTCCAACTACGGGGAGGGGTTGGACCTGGTGGCGCCGGGGGGAGACCTCACCCGCGACGACAACGGCGACGGTCACGGGGACGGCATCCCCCAGGAGTCCTACCGCACCGCGGGCAACCCCCAGTCCGGCTTTTCCTTGGTGTGGGGGGAGGGGACGAGCATGGCGGCCCCGCAGGCGGCGGCCGCTGCGGCGCTCCTCCTCTCCCTTGACCCCAGGCTCTCTCCCCCGGAGATCACCCGGTTACTAACCGCGACCTGCCGCGACCTGGGCCCGGCGGGGTGGGACCCCTATCACGGGCACGGCATCCTGCAGGTGGCCGCCGCGCTGCGCGCCATGCAGTCCAACAGGTGGTACTTCGCGGAAGGGACCACCCGCGAGGGTTTCTCGGAATGGCTTTGCGTGCTCAATCCCTCAGGGGAGGACATATACGTCCGCTTCACCTTTCTCCTGCCGGGCGGAGGCGAGGAAGTCCGGGGTTACTCCGTGCCGCCCGCGAGCAGGTTCACCCTCAACGTGAACGAGGCGCTGGGCCCCGGTAAGGACGTGTCCGCCGTGGTGCAGAGCGCCGGCTTCATCGTCGCCGAGAGGGCCATGTATTTCAACTACCGCGGTGCCTGGCAGGGAGGGGAAAGCGCCGTGGGAGCCGTATCCCCCTCCATTAACTGGTACTTCGCGGAGGGGACCACCCGCGACGGTTTCGAGGAATGGCTCACCCTGGCCAACCCGGGAGGAGAGGCGGCGGTGGCCGGTGTGGACTTCTTCCCGGGTCCCGGGCAGGGACCGGTGATCTCCCGGACGGTCTACGTCCCTCCCCGGGCGCGCGAGACGCTCTTCGTGAACGAGGCGGTGGGGGCGGGCAAGGACGTCTCCCTGCGCGTCACCTCCCTGAACGGGGTGCCGGTGGTGGCGGAGCGTCCCATGTACTTCTCCTACAAGGGGACGGTGCAGGGAGGCCACAACGCCGTGGGGGCCGTATCCCCCTCCATTAACTGGTACTTCGCGGAGGGGACCACCCGCGACGGTTTCGAGGAATGGCTCACCCTGGCCAACCCGGGAGGAGAGGCGGCTGTGGCCGGCGTGGACTTCTTCCCGGGTCCCGGGCAGGGACCGGTGATCTCCCGGACGGTCTACGTCCCTCCCCGGGCGCGCGAGACGCTCTTCGTGAACGAGGCGGTGGGGGCGGGCAAAGACGTCTCCCTGCGCGTCACCTCCCTGAACGGGGTGCCGGTGGTGGCGGAGCGTCCCATGTACTTCTCCTACGGTTCTTCGGCATGGAGAGGAGGGAGCTGTGTCTTCGGTCACGATCCCAACCGGTAG
- a CDS encoding pyridoxal phosphate-dependent aminotransferase has protein sequence MTAGRGERIPPFIVMEVLEKALQMEREGHDVVHMEVGEPDFDTPRCVKEAAYRAMLEGKTHYTHSQGVRELREAICEHYREKYHVEVDPDRVVVTSGSSPAMLLLFAALLDPGDEVILSNPCYACYPNIVEFVDGRPMEVPVFEEDGFQYRPEEIEKRLGKRTRAVIINSPSNPTGNLLEPETMEEIAAFARKGLYVVSDEIYHGLVYERREHSILEFTEHAFVINGFSKLYAMTGWRLGYLIAPAEFVRPIQKMMQNLFISANDFVQWAGIAALTEAGEEVEAMVRTYDQRRRFLLPRLREIGFGVAVEPHGAFYILANAKRFTDDSYSFAMELLENTRVAVTPGIDFGSGAEGYIRFSYANRLDRLEEGARRLEAYLASRGPGQG, from the coding sequence ATGACAGCCGGCCGCGGCGAACGCATACCGCCCTTCATCGTCATGGAGGTCCTGGAGAAGGCCCTGCAGATGGAGCGCGAGGGACACGACGTCGTCCACATGGAGGTGGGTGAGCCCGACTTCGACACCCCGCGCTGCGTCAAGGAGGCCGCCTACCGTGCCATGCTGGAGGGCAAGACCCACTACACACACAGCCAGGGCGTGCGGGAGCTGCGCGAGGCCATATGCGAGCACTACCGCGAGAAATACCACGTGGAGGTGGACCCCGACCGCGTCGTCGTCACCAGCGGCAGCTCCCCGGCCATGCTCCTCCTCTTCGCCGCCCTCCTGGACCCCGGCGACGAGGTCATCCTGTCCAACCCATGCTACGCCTGCTACCCCAACATCGTGGAGTTCGTTGACGGCAGACCGATGGAGGTCCCGGTCTTCGAGGAGGACGGTTTCCAGTACCGCCCGGAGGAGATAGAGAAGCGCCTGGGGAAAAGGACCAGGGCCGTCATCATCAACTCCCCCTCCAACCCCACCGGGAACCTCCTGGAGCCGGAGACCATGGAGGAGATCGCGGCCTTCGCCCGCAAGGGGCTCTACGTGGTGAGCGACGAGATCTACCACGGGCTGGTCTACGAGCGCAGGGAGCACTCCATCCTGGAATTCACAGAGCACGCTTTCGTCATCAACGGCTTCTCCAAGCTCTACGCCATGACCGGCTGGCGCCTGGGATACCTCATCGCCCCCGCGGAATTCGTGCGCCCCATACAGAAGATGATGCAGAACCTCTTCATCTCGGCCAACGACTTCGTGCAGTGGGCGGGCATCGCCGCCCTCACCGAGGCCGGCGAGGAGGTGGAGGCCATGGTGCGCACCTACGACCAGCGGCGCCGCTTCCTCCTCCCCCGCCTGCGCGAGATCGGCTTCGGTGTGGCGGTGGAGCCCCACGGCGCCTTCTACATCCTGGCCAACGCGAAGCGCTTCACCGACGATTCCTATTCCTTCGCCATGGAGCTCCTGGAAAACACCCGCGTGGCGGTCACCCCGGGGATAGATTTCGGCAGCGGGGCGGAGGGTTACATACGCTTCAGCTACGCCAACCGGCTGGACAGGCTGGAGGAGGGGGCGCGCCGCCTGGAGGCCTACCTGGCCTCCCGCGGCCCGGGGCAGGGATAA
- a CDS encoding haloacid dehalogenase, with the protein MDWEALRTRIRADFEAKNNTREEVLRLCRSLVQVSSYVIRSVHRGEREEAERLLRQARDLSANITHITADHPEVYTAGFVHDAQKEYAEACSTFALINGEALPGPEELGVEYPAYLNGLGEAVGELRRAILDLVREGHLERSDELLSFMDDIYYLLVSFDYPDAITGNLRRTTDMARGIIERTRGDLTTAIRQSKLRQAISELEERLKNG; encoded by the coding sequence ATGGACTGGGAAGCCCTGCGGACGCGCATACGCGCCGATTTCGAGGCCAAGAACAATACCCGGGAGGAGGTCCTGAGGCTCTGCCGGTCCCTGGTACAGGTCTCCAGCTACGTCATCCGCAGCGTGCACAGGGGGGAGAGGGAGGAGGCGGAGAGGCTGTTGCGGCAGGCGCGGGACCTCTCGGCCAACATCACCCACATCACCGCTGACCACCCTGAGGTCTACACGGCCGGCTTCGTGCACGACGCGCAGAAGGAATACGCCGAAGCGTGCTCCACCTTCGCGCTCATCAACGGAGAAGCGCTGCCCGGCCCCGAGGAGCTGGGCGTTGAGTACCCGGCCTACCTGAACGGCCTGGGGGAGGCGGTGGGAGAGTTACGCCGCGCCATCCTGGACCTCGTCCGCGAGGGGCACCTCGAGCGCAGCGACGAGCTGCTCTCGTTCATGGACGACATCTATTACCTCCTGGTCTCCTTCGACTATCCCGACGCCATCACCGGCAACCTGCGCCGCACCACGGACATGGCGCGGGGGATCATCGAGCGCACGCGGGGCGACCTCACCACCGCCATCCGGCAGAGCAAGCTCAGGCAGGCCATCTCCGAGCTCGAGGAGCGCCTGAAAAACGGCTGA
- a CDS encoding TetR/AcrR family transcriptional regulator, with protein MARKRGSLAREEREQQILREAARIFATKGYHAASVTEIVESSGVARGTFYNYFDSKEDVFLKLVNSYFEQLTDILERNSARLREAVLGGGRPLEAWLQNALDYLRFHRDNPHLTSIIYRLAMGRDNAFSQKVENQAVFARKKMAESLDMLLERGMIIPCDTELAATFIAGSSVGLILSRLLWDEDRDLTRLAFELVRNQSRAMATSQMGIDRFLKAMERELFAAGTGAKESAGEG; from the coding sequence TTGGCGAGAAAAAGGGGTTCCCTGGCGCGTGAGGAACGGGAGCAGCAGATCCTGCGGGAGGCCGCGAGGATATTCGCCACCAAGGGATACCATGCCGCTTCGGTCACCGAGATCGTGGAAAGTTCCGGCGTGGCGCGGGGGACTTTCTACAACTACTTCGATTCCAAGGAGGACGTCTTTCTCAAGCTTGTCAATTCCTATTTCGAACAGCTTACGGACATTCTCGAAAGAAACAGCGCCCGCTTAAGGGAAGCCGTCCTGGGCGGCGGGCGGCCGCTCGAAGCGTGGTTGCAGAACGCCCTCGACTATCTCCGTTTTCACAGGGACAACCCTCACCTGACTTCCATTATCTACCGTTTAGCCATGGGCCGGGATAACGCCTTCTCGCAGAAGGTGGAAAACCAGGCGGTGTTCGCGAGAAAGAAGATGGCGGAAAGCCTGGACATGTTACTGGAACGGGGCATGATCATCCCCTGCGACACCGAGCTGGCCGCTACCTTCATCGCCGGATCCTCGGTGGGCTTGATCCTCTCGCGCCTCCTCTGGGACGAGGATCGCGATCTCACACGGCTGGCCTTCGAGCTGGTCAGAAACCAGTCCCGTGCCATGGCCACCTCCCAGATGGGCATCGACCGCTTCTTGAAAGCCATGGAGCGGGAACTCTTCGCGGCGGGGACCGGCGCAAAGGAGAGCGCAGGGGAGGGGTAG